DNA sequence from the Leptospiraceae bacterium genome:
AGGTGTTTATTAATTCGGAAGGAGATCACTTTCGCACAAGACTGACACATACCCTCGAAGTGGCCGGAGTTTCCCGGACAGTGGCTACTGCTCTCGGTTTGAATTCTCTCTTAGCTGAAGTTATTGCTCTTTGTCATGATATCGGACATTCTCCTTTCGGACATGCCGGTCAGGATAAGCTTTCTGAACTAATGGAAGAAAAAGGTGGTTTTGAGCATAATAAGCAGTCTTTGCGGGTCCTGAGAGAACTGGAAAATCGATATATCGAGCACCCCGGTTTAAACCTCTGTCTGATTACCCTGATGGGAATTATGAAACATGGTGGCGATTATAGACCTTCCCAAATCGGAGAACTTCGTAAAGCTTATGGGGCTTCTTTAGAAGCAAGAGTGGCAGATGTATCCGATGAAATTACCTATAACTGTCATGATATAGAAGATGGTTTGGAGAAGGGCTACATCAGTGTTAAAGATTTATCTGTAGTATCTATCTGGCAAGAGTATTACGAAAATAGTATATTCTTATATAGAAATGCAGATGCTAAATTACTACGGCGACATGTGATTCGAAGACTCATGAATGAGATGATTCTTGACCTGGTTCAACATACCGCTTCTGAAATCGAAAGATTGAACTTAAAACATTTTTCAGAGCTTTCTGAAGGTAAATTTCGAAATGAAAGGATTATTGCTTATTCGGAAGATATGTATAAAAAAACCAGGGAGTTAAAGAAATTCCTGCATGAAAACTTATATCATCATCCCAAAGTAGAAGAGAATTCAAACCGAGGAAAAGAAATCATTGAAAAACTATTTCAGTATTTTCTTAAAAACTTACAAAAGGTTCCGGAGTCCTATTTAAATCGAATTCAAGAGGATGGTGAATATCGGGTGGTCTGTGATTATATTGCCGGGATGACAGACAGGTATGCGGAACAAAAATACAAGGAGATATATTGTTGATTAAATTAAATGAATTTGAATTAAAAATAAAAGATAAACTTTCCCTTACAGATAAGGATTGTCTAAAAATGAATCGGGCTTTAGAAGATATTTCGCAAATAAATGGAATGGGCAAAATTGATATATTAGAATTTATGGAATTTGGAGCTAAAGAAGAGTTAGAGGATCTCGAAGAAAATTATGATTGGAATCGATTTCAAAGGAAAATTCTTTATAAATTATCAGCCAAATGAAAGTTGACTTAAATGCTAGCTTAATAGATTCCGAAGAAGCCTTTCTGTCGGTCATGGATTCCGGCTTTCTTTATGGATATGCTATATATGAAACATTTTATGTTCTTCATGGGAAGGTTGCATTTTTCGAAGAGCATATTTCCCGATTTTTACAGGCCTGCGATTTTTTAAAAATAAATCTTAAGGAAGGGTTTTCGCAGTTGTTAAAAGATCGAATGAAACGACTTATACATGAAAACCAGTTTCAAAAAGGGAGACTTCGCTTCACTTTTTCGAGCGGTACCACTTTACCCTGGACAGAAGTTGTAAAACCTACTGAGCTTTTATCCCTTCATCCTCTTTTAAATGAAGCGAATCAAATTCGGCTCTGTATCTCAAAATATAAAAAACCGACAAAGACAGTACTGCCTCCTTTTGTAAAATATACAGCAAATTATCCTTCTGTACTGAGTTTTCGGGAAGCAAAAGAGAGAGGTTATGACGAAGCCTTATTAGTGAATTCAGATGAGTTTTTATCGGAAGGTTCTTTTTGTAATCTTTTTTTTATCTCAAAGGAAGGAGTCTTAAAAACACCCTCTCTGGACTGTGCTATCCTCGATGGAGTAACTCGAAAAATGATTATCCAGGCAGCAAAAACTCTGGGTATACAAATAGAAGAAGGTAAATATCGTATGGATGAATTGTTGGATGCTAAATTTATCTATATTAGTAGCTCTACCAGAGGCCTTATGCCGGCAGTTTGTCTTGAAGAAAAGCAATATGATTATGAAGAAGCCTATATTGCAGTAG
Encoded proteins:
- a CDS encoding deoxyguanosinetriphosphate triphosphohydrolase; its protein translation is MIKRIEELLKEEDSKLFSYAVKNSEHTEREYPETLHPFRLPLQRDRDRLFHSQAFKRLEYKTQVFINSEGDHFRTRLTHTLEVAGVSRTVATALGLNSLLAEVIALCHDIGHSPFGHAGQDKLSELMEEKGGFEHNKQSLRVLRELENRYIEHPGLNLCLITLMGIMKHGGDYRPSQIGELRKAYGASLEARVADVSDEITYNCHDIEDGLEKGYISVKDLSVVSIWQEYYENSIFLYRNADAKLLRRHVIRRLMNEMILDLVQHTASEIERLNLKHFSELSEGKFRNERIIAYSEDMYKKTRELKKFLHENLYHHPKVEENSNRGKEIIEKLFQYFLKNLQKVPESYLNRIQEDGEYRVVCDYIAGMTDRYAEQKYKEIYC
- a CDS encoding aminotransferase class IV; the protein is MKVDLNASLIDSEEAFLSVMDSGFLYGYAIYETFYVLHGKVAFFEEHISRFLQACDFLKINLKEGFSQLLKDRMKRLIHENQFQKGRLRFTFSSGTTLPWTEVVKPTELLSLHPLLNEANQIRLCISKYKKPTKTVLPPFVKYTANYPSVLSFREAKERGYDEALLVNSDEFLSEGSFCNLFFISKEGVLKTPSLDCAILDGVTRKMIIQAAKTLGIQIEEGKYRMDELLDAKFIYISSSTRGLMPAVCLEEKQYDYEEAYIAVETLQKSFLELQETSLTYF